One window from the genome of Saccharomyces mikatae IFO 1815 strain IFO1815 genome assembly, chromosome: 2 encodes:
- the TAF5 gene encoding chromatin modification protein (similar to Saccharomyces cerevisiae TAF5 (YBR198C); ancestral locus Anc_8.544) translates to MSQKQSTSQNQNGAHQPQPVKNQRSNNAAASNSGQQPQQQSQSQPQQQGRSNGPFSASDLNRIVLEYLNKKGYHRTEAMLRAESGRTLTPQNKQSPANTKTGKFPEQSSSPPNAGKTAKPISNPTSLSSKRDAEGGIVSNGRLEGFNAPENYIRAYSMLKNWVDSSLEIYKPELSYIMYPIFIYLFLNLVAKNPVYARRFFDRFSPDFKDFHGSEINRLFSVNSIDHIKENEVASAFQSHRYRITMSKTTLNLLLYFLNENESVGGSLIISVINQNLDPNIVESVTAREKLADGIKVLSDSENGDGKQNLEMNSVPVKLGPFPKDEEFVKEIETELKIKDDQEKQQNQQTTGKSDIETNNRTLLQEYKAMNNEKFEDDTGEEDKDKLNDKTCKDEEKKEIELKVDGDKTDSNLISPAQDILPLPPKTALDLKLEIQKVKESRDAIKLDNLQLALPSVCMYTFQNTNKDMSCLDFSDDCRVAAAGFQDSYIKIWSLDGSSLNNPNIVLNNETNYKDDDPTCKTLVGHSGTVYSTSFSPDNKYLLSGSEDKTVRLWSMDTHTALVSYKGHNHPVWDVNFSPLGHYFATASHDQTARLWSCDHIYPLRIFAGHLNDVDCVSFHPNGCYLFTGSSDKTCRMWNVSTGDSVRLFLGHTAPVISIAVSPDGRWLSTGSEDGIINVWDIGTGKRLKQMRGHGKNAIYSLSYSKEGNVLISGGADHSVRVWDLKKATTEPSAEPDEPFIGYLGDVTASINQDIKEYGRRRTVIPTSDLVASFYTKKTPVFKVKFSRSNLALAGGAFRP, encoded by the coding sequence ATGTCACAGAAACAAAGTACGAGTCAGAACCAAAATGGCGCACATCAGCCACAACCCGTGAAGAATCAGCGATCTAATAATGCTGCTGCCTCCAATTCAGGACAGCAGCCACAACAACAGAGCCAAAGTCAGCCACAACAGCAGGGGAGATCTAATGGCCCGTTCTCGGCGTCTGACTTGAATAGAATTGTTTTAGAatatttgaataaaaagGGATATCACCGTACAGAGGCTATGTTAAGAGCTGAGAGCGGGCGTACACTAACGCCTCAAAACAAGCAATCACCAGCAAACACTAAAACAGGAAAATTTCCCGAACAATCATCAAGTCCTCCAAATGCCGGAAAGACTGCCAAACCTATAAGCAATCCGACTAGTTTGTCATCTAAAAGGGATGCAGAGGGTGGGATAGTATCCAATGGACGACTTGAAGGGTTCAACGCTCCTGAAAATTACATACGTGCATATTCAATGTTGAAGAACTGGGTAGATTCGTCTTTGGAAATTTACAAGCCGGAACTAAGCTACATCATGTATCCAATATTCATTTACTTATTTTTAAACTTAGTGGCCAAAAACCCTGTTTATGCTCGTCGTTTCTTTGATAGATTTTCTCCAGACTTCAAAGACTTCCATGGCTCAGAGATCAATAGACTTTTCAGCGTCAATTCTATTGATCATATCAAGGAAAATGAAGTTGCAAGCGCTTTTCAATCTCATCGGTATAGAATTACCATGTCTAAAACCACTTTAAATCTTCtcttatattttttaaatgaaaaCGAGAGTGTTGGGGGTTCATTAATAATTAGTGTAATAAATCAGAACCTAGACCCAAATATCGTAGAATCTGTAACcgcaagagaaaaattggcCGATGGTATAAAAGTCCTGAGTGACAGTGAAAATGGAGACGGGAAACAAAACCTAGAAATGAACTCCGTACCTGTCAAGCTGGGaccttttccaaaagatgaagaatttgttaaagaaattgaaacagAACTCAAGATCAAGgatgatcaagaaaaacaacaaaatcaacaaaCTACAGGTAAAAGTGATATTGAAACGAACAATAGAACTTTGTTACAAGAATATAAAGCTatgaataatgaaaaatttgaagatgacACTGGCGAAGAGGATAAAGATAAATTAAACGATAAAACTTGCAAggatgaagagaaaaaagagatcGAGTTAAAAGTAGATGGCGATAAAACGGACAGCAACTTAATCTCGCCCGCACAAGATATTTTACCGTTACCACCGAAGACGGCATTAGACTTGAAATTGGAGATTCAGAAAGTCAAAGAATCCCGTGATGCTATCAAATTAGATAATTTACAATTGGCCTTACCAAGCGTGTGCATGTATACATTCCAAAATACAAATAAGGACATGTCATGTCTAGATTTCAGTGACGATTGTAGAGTTGCAGCCGCCGGCTTTCAGGACAGTTACATTAAAATATGGTCGCTTGATGGCTCATCTTTAAATAACCCTAATATTGTTTTGAATAACGAAACAAATtacaaagatgatgatCCAACGTGCAAAACGTTAGTAGGGCACAGTGGCACAGTGTATTCAACAAGTTTCAGTCCTGATAACAAGTATCTGCTTTCTGGTTCTGAAGACAAAACCGTCAGGTTATGGTCTATGGATACCCATACCGCACTAGTAAGTTACAAAGGTCACAATCACCCAGTCTGGGATGTTAATTTCTCTCCATTGGGCCATTATTTTGCCACTGCGTCTCATGACCAAACTGCAAGACTTTGGTCATGCGACCACATATATCCATTAAGAATATTTGCGGGACATTTGAATGATGTTGATTGTGTATCATTCCATCCAAACGGTTGCTATTTATTTACTGGTTCTAGTGATAAGACATGCCGAATGTGGAATGTTTCTACAGGCGACTCAGTTAGATTGTTTCTTGGTCATACTGCACCTGTCATCAGCATTGCCGTTTCTCCAGATGGTAGATGGCTATCTACCGGTAGCGAAGATGGCATTATAAATGTATGGGATATTGGTACGGGAAAAAGGTTAAAACAAATGCGTGGCCACGGAAAGAACGctatttattctttgtcTTATAGCAAAGAAGGAAACGTACTTATTAGTGGAGGTGCCGATCACTCAGTTCGTGTATGggatttgaagaaagccACTACCGAACCAAGCGCAGAACCAGATGAGCCGTTTATCGGATACTTGGGCGACGTCACTGCATCAATAAATCAAGATATAAAGGAATATGGACGCAGAAGAACAGTAATACCCACAAGTGATTTGGTGGCATCGTTTTACACCAAGAAGACCCCTGTTTTCAAAGTCAAATTCAGCAGAAGTAATTTGGCCCTTGCAGGAGGTGCCTTCAGGCCATAG
- the KTR4 gene encoding putative mannosyltransferase (similar to Saccharomyces cerevisiae KTR4 (YBR199W); ancestral locus Anc_8.541), with translation MRFFSKRILKTLLSVVIVTSIIVTVAVYVVTSNEEYLKAVKDSANSLRGSYNSFTGNTDTPAVAPNHDAEELDDILGRLYEPFYDKESFDPNEVLADNKELYDEFLATEISEPKVKNLVRSGDPLSGKAKGTILILVRNVDLKKIISSIQQLEEEYNKNFGYPYTFLNDEEFTDEFKDGIRKILPQDRLIEFGTIDPNDWNMPDDIDRKKYEEEMDKLDKEKIQYAKKESYHNMCRFYSKEFYHHPLLSKYKYVWRLEPDVSFYCKIKYDVFQFMSMNDKIYGFVLNLYDSPQTIRTLWTSTMHFVEEHPDYLNANGAFGWLKDNSQNPDNYEYTQGYSTCHFWTNFEIVDLDFLRSEPYEQYMQYLEEKKGFYYERWGDAPVRSLALALFADKSRIHWFRDIGYSHFPYTNCPTCPSDSDRCNGNCVPGKFTALDLDHQNCQAAWIRHSMTDEEIDMY, from the coding sequence ATGaggtttttttcaaagaggaTACTGAAAACGTTACTTTCAGTTGTTATCGTAACATCGATTATCGTAACCGTTGCTGTTTATGTAGTAACCTCTAATGAAGAGTATTTGAAAGCAGTTAAAGATAGTGCCAATTCTTTGCGGGGAAGCTACAATAGCTTCACAGGCAACACTGATACACCTGCTGTAGCTCCTAACCATGATGCGGAAGAGTTGGATGATATATTGGGGAGATTGTATGAGCCCTTTTATGACAAGGAGAGTTTTGATCCAAATGAAGTACTTGCTGATAATAAAGAGTTGTACGATGAGTTTTTGGCTACAGAAATTTCTGAGccaaaagtgaaaaatttggtaCGTAGCGGGGATCCATTGTCAGGCAAGGCAAAAGGCACCATTTTGATTTTAGTGAGAAATGTtgatttaaagaaaataatatctTCTATTCAACaactggaagaagaatacaATAAGAACTTTGGCTATCCATATACATTCTTGAACGACGAAGAATTTACGGATGAATTCAAAGATGGAATACGGAAAATTCTCCCTCAAGATCGTTTGATAGAATTTGGTACTATTGATCCGAATGACTGGAATATGCCTGATGACATCGATAGGAAGAAATACGAGGAAGAAATGGACAAATTGgacaaagagaaaattcaGTAcgccaaaaaagaatcttATCATAACATGTGTCGTTTCTATTCCAAAgaattttatcatcatccttTACTATCGAAATATAAATATGTCTGGAGATTGGAACCTGATGTTAGTTTTTACTGTAAAATCAAATACGATGTTTTCCAATTTATGAGCATGAACGACAAGATCTATGGGTTTGTTTTGAATCTTTATGATAGCCCACAAACCATTAGAACGCTATGGACTTCAACGATGCATTTCGTTGAGGAACACCCAGACTATCTGAACGCTAATGGAGCTTTTGGATGGTTAAAAGATAATTCCCAGAATCCAGATAATTACGAATATACTCAAGGGTATTCTACTTGCCATTTCTGGactaattttgaaatagtTGATTTGGACTTTTTGAGGTCGGAGCCTTACGAACAATATATGCAATAtcttgaagagaaaaagggATTCTACTATGAAAGGTGGGGCGATGCTCCCGTTAGAAGTTTGGCACTTGCTTTATTTGCCGACAAATCGCGCATTCATTGGTTCAGAGACATAGGTTACAGCCACTTTCCATACACGAATTGTCCCACTTGCCCAAGTGATTCAGATAGGTGTAATGGAAACTGTGTACCAGGTAAATTTACGGCTCTCGATCTCGATCATCAAAATTGCCAAGCAGCTTGGATCAGGCACTCTATGACCGACGAAGAAATCGATATGTACTGA
- the BEM1 gene encoding phosphatidylinositol-3-phosphate-binding protein BEM1 (similar to Saccharomyces cerevisiae BEM1 (YBR200W); ancestral locus Anc_8.539) yields the protein MLKNFKLSKRDSNGSKGRITSADISTPSHDNGGVIKHIKTVPVRYLSSSSSTPVKNQRDSSPKNRHNSKDLTSPEKVIKAKYTYQAQTSKELSFMEGEFFYVSGDEKDWYKASNPSTGKQGVVPKTYFEVFDRTKPSSVNGTNSSSRKVTNDSLNMGSLYAIVLYDFKAEKADELTTYVGENLFICAHHNCEWFIAKPIGRLGGPGLVPVGFVSIIDIATGYATGNDVIEDIKSVNLPTVQEWKSNIARYKASNISLGSVEQQQQQSFTKSLNKSAKLIEGELLVKASVESFGLEDEKYWFLVYCELSNGKARQLKRYYQDFYDLQVQLLDAFPAEAGKLRDADGQWSKRIMPYIPGPVPYVTNSITKKRKEDLNIYVADLVNLPDYISRSEMVHSLFAVLDNGFDREFEGDENQNNIKTLQENDTATFATASQNSILASANQDNTLTGEDLNLNNKLSDLSLSGSKQPSAHSTSGVKTTKVKFYYKDDIFALMLKSDTTFKELRSKIAPRIDTANFKLKIKLSDGSGEEIKTDSQVNNIIQSKLKISVHDIPIGGSK from the coding sequence ATGCTGAAGAACTTCAAACTCTCAAAAAGAGATAGTAATGGATCTAAGGGCAGAATTACATCAGCAGATATTTCCACACCCTCTCATGATAATGGAGGTGTTATAAAACACATTAAAACGGTACCTGTTAGGTAcctttcttcatcctcttccACTCCAGTGAAAAACCAGCGGGACTCTTCGCCAAAGAACAGGCATAATTCTAAAGATCTCACTTCTCCAGAGAAAGTCATAAAAGCCAAATATACTTATCAGGCACAAACTTCAAAGGAGCTATCTTTCATGGAAGGTGAATTCTTTTACGTATCTGGAGATGAGAAGGATTGGTATAAGGCTTCGAATCCTTCTACTGGAAAGCAAGGTGTTGTGCCTAAAACATATTTTGAAGTGTTTGATAGAACTAAGCCTTCATCAGTAAATGGAACGAATAGTTCGAGCCGGAAAGTTACAAATGATTCATTGAACATGGGTTCTTTATACGCCATTGTTTTATATGACTTCAAAGCAGAAAAGGCGGATGAACTGACCACTTATGTAGGAGAGAATTTGTTTATTTGCGCACACCATAACTGCGAATGGTTCATTGCTAAACCGATTGGCAGACTTGGTGGTCCAGGTCTTGTACCCGTTGGGTTCGTTAGCATCATTGATATTGCTACAGGGTATGCAACGGGTAATGATGTAATAGAAGATATTAAATCCGTCAATTTGCCTACTGTCCAGGAATGGAAAAGCAATATTGCAAGGTACAAAGCTAGTAATATCAGCCTTGGTTCCGTGgaacaacagcagcagcaatcTTTCACAAAATCTCTTAATAAAAGCGCAAAGCTGATCGAAGGTGAACTGTTAGTGAAAGCATCGGTCGAGTCATTTGGGCTAGAAGACGAAAAGTACTGGTTTTTAGTTTACTGTGAATTATCTAATGGTAAAGCGAGGCAACTAAAAAGATACTATCAAGATTTCTACGATCTCCAAGTTCAACTGTTAGATGCGTTCCCAGCAGAGGCCGGTAAATTAAGAGACGCAGATGGTCAATGGTCCAAACGTATAATGCCCTATATTCCTGGGCCTGTCCCGTATGTTACGAATAGTataacaaagaaaagaaaggagGATTTAAATATCTACGTTGCAGACCTAGTAAATCTTCCCGATTATATATCTCGCTCAGAGATGGTTCATTCCTTATTCGCTGTGTTGGATAACGGTTTTGACAGAGAATTTGAAGGTGAcgaaaatcaaaataatatcaaaacgctccaagaaaatgatacGGCAACGTTTGCAACAGCATCTCAGAATTCTATTTTAGCTTCGGCTAACCAGGATAACACTTTAACTGGCgaagatttgaatttaaataataaactCTCGGACTTATCTTTATCTGGCTCCAAGCAGCCATCAGCACATTCGACTTCTGGCGTGAAAACTACTAAAGTAAAATTTTATTACAAAGATGATATTTTTGCGCTGATGCTGAAGAGTGACACAACCTTTAAAGAACTTCGTAGTAAAATCGCACCCCGAATTGACACAGCTAACTTTAAATTAAAAATCAAATTATCAGATGGTAGCGGGGAGGAGATTAAAACTGACTCACAAGTCAATAACATCATACAGTCCAAGTTAAAAATTTCTGTACATGATATTCCAATTGGCGGATCCAAATAG